A region from the Leopardus geoffroyi isolate Oge1 chromosome C2, O.geoffroyi_Oge1_pat1.0, whole genome shotgun sequence genome encodes:
- the GORASP1 gene encoding Golgi reassembly-stacking protein 1 isoform X3: MCTPEKEGWDRRVSDPRAQWVQENSPAQQAGLEPYFDFIITIGHSRLNKENDTLKALLKANVEKPVKLEVFNMKTMKVREVEVVPSNMWGGQGLLGASVRFCSFRRASEHVWHVLEVEPSSPASLAGLRPYTDYVVGSDQILQESEDFFTLIESHEGKPLKLMVYNCESDSCREVTVTPNAAWGGEGSLGCGIGYGYLHRIPTQPSSHHKKPPGAPPPDAPPPDAPPPGPTPQDSPAPPRPETGSRQGDYMEALLQAPGSSLEEQLSEPGSPSRGAPDLGGLARPMETPLQPPPPVQRVMDPGFLDVSGISLLDSSNASVWPSLPSPTEPTPTAVTAAGPEDVCSSSGSHERAGEATWSGSEFEVSFPDSPGPQAQPDHLPQLTLPDSLTFTASPEDGLSAELLEAQAEEEPASTESPDSEAEAEGAAGQARLSTPEITP; the protein is encoded by the exons GTACAGGAGAACTCCCCAGCCCAGCAGGCAGGCCTGGAGCCCTACTTTGACTTCATCATCACCATCGGGCACTCAAGGCTG AACAAGGAGAACGACACGCTCAAGGCCCTGCTGAAGGCCAACGTGGAGAAGCCCGTGAAGCTGGAGGTGTTCAATATGAAGACCATGAAGGTGCGCGAGGTGGAGGTGGTGCCCAGCAACATGTGGGGCGGCCAGGGCCTGCTGGGAGCCAGCGTGCGCTTCTGCAGCTTCCGGAGGGCCAGCGAGCACGTGTGGCATGTGCTG GAAGTGGAACCCTCTTCACCCGCCTCCCTTGCCGGCCTGCGCCCCTACACAGACTATGTAGTTGGCTCAGACCAGATCCTCCAGGAG TCCGAGGACTTCTTCACACTCATCGAGTCCCACGAGGGGAAGCCCTTGAAGCTGATGGTTTACAACTGCGAGTCGGACTCCTGCCGGGAGGTGACTGTAACTCCCAACGCAGCCTGGGGTGGAGAGGGCAG TCTGGGGTGTGGCATCGGCTATGGGTATCTGCACCGGATCCCAACCCAGCCCTCCAGCCACCACAAGAAGCCACCTGGTGCCCCGCCGCCTGATGCCCCGCCACCTGATGCCCCGCCACCTGGACCCACCCCCCAGgactctcctgcccctcctcgcCCAGAGACCGGCTCCAGGCAGGGTGACTACATGGAG GCCCTGCTGCAGGCACCCGGCTCCTCCTTGGAGGAACAGCTTTCTGAGCCTGGGAGTCCCAGCCGTGGTGCTCCAGACCTTGGGGGACTTGCACGTCCCATGGAGACTCCTCTTCAGCCTCCACCTCCAGTCCAGCGAGTCATGGACCCAG GCTTCCTGGACGTGTCGGGTATCTCCCTGTTGGACAGCAGCAATGCCAGCGTGTGGCCCAGCCTGCCGTCTCCCACGGAGCCGACCCCCACAGCCGTGACAGCCGCAGGGCCCGAGGACGTCTGCTCCAGCAGCGGTTCTCACGAGCGGGCTG GTGAGGCCACGTGGTCGGGGTCAGAGTTTGAGGTCTCCTTCCCGGAcagcccaggcccccaggcccagccAGACCACCTGCCTCAGCTAACCCTTCCCGACAGCCTCACCTTTACGGCCTCACCGGAAGACGGGCTGTCTGCTGAGCTGCTCGAAGCACAGGCCGAGGAGGAGCCGGCGAGCACAGAGAGCCCGGACTCGGAGGCGGAGGCTGAGGGGGCGGCCGGCCAGGCCCGGCTCTCTACCCCAGAAATAACGCCCTAG
- the GORASP1 gene encoding Golgi reassembly-stacking protein 1 isoform X1, giving the protein MGLGASAEQPAGGAEGFHLHGVSRPRGAGDLGWAPARKRRDAYRRPEVQENSPAQQAGLEPYFDFIITIGHSRLNKENDTLKALLKANVEKPVKLEVFNMKTMKVREVEVVPSNMWGGQGLLGASVRFCSFRRASEHVWHVLEVEPSSPASLAGLRPYTDYVVGSDQILQESEDFFTLIESHEGKPLKLMVYNCESDSCREVTVTPNAAWGGEGSLGCGIGYGYLHRIPTQPSSHHKKPPGAPPPDAPPPDAPPPGPTPQDSPAPPRPETGSRQGDYMEALLQAPGSSLEEQLSEPGSPSRGAPDLGGLARPMETPLQPPPPVQRVMDPGFLDVSGISLLDSSNASVWPSLPSPTEPTPTAVTAAGPEDVCSSSGSHERAGEATWSGSEFEVSFPDSPGPQAQPDHLPQLTLPDSLTFTASPEDGLSAELLEAQAEEEPASTESPDSEAEAEGAAGQARLSTPEITP; this is encoded by the exons GTACAGGAGAACTCCCCAGCCCAGCAGGCAGGCCTGGAGCCCTACTTTGACTTCATCATCACCATCGGGCACTCAAGGCTG AACAAGGAGAACGACACGCTCAAGGCCCTGCTGAAGGCCAACGTGGAGAAGCCCGTGAAGCTGGAGGTGTTCAATATGAAGACCATGAAGGTGCGCGAGGTGGAGGTGGTGCCCAGCAACATGTGGGGCGGCCAGGGCCTGCTGGGAGCCAGCGTGCGCTTCTGCAGCTTCCGGAGGGCCAGCGAGCACGTGTGGCATGTGCTG GAAGTGGAACCCTCTTCACCCGCCTCCCTTGCCGGCCTGCGCCCCTACACAGACTATGTAGTTGGCTCAGACCAGATCCTCCAGGAG TCCGAGGACTTCTTCACACTCATCGAGTCCCACGAGGGGAAGCCCTTGAAGCTGATGGTTTACAACTGCGAGTCGGACTCCTGCCGGGAGGTGACTGTAACTCCCAACGCAGCCTGGGGTGGAGAGGGCAG TCTGGGGTGTGGCATCGGCTATGGGTATCTGCACCGGATCCCAACCCAGCCCTCCAGCCACCACAAGAAGCCACCTGGTGCCCCGCCGCCTGATGCCCCGCCACCTGATGCCCCGCCACCTGGACCCACCCCCCAGgactctcctgcccctcctcgcCCAGAGACCGGCTCCAGGCAGGGTGACTACATGGAG GCCCTGCTGCAGGCACCCGGCTCCTCCTTGGAGGAACAGCTTTCTGAGCCTGGGAGTCCCAGCCGTGGTGCTCCAGACCTTGGGGGACTTGCACGTCCCATGGAGACTCCTCTTCAGCCTCCACCTCCAGTCCAGCGAGTCATGGACCCAG GCTTCCTGGACGTGTCGGGTATCTCCCTGTTGGACAGCAGCAATGCCAGCGTGTGGCCCAGCCTGCCGTCTCCCACGGAGCCGACCCCCACAGCCGTGACAGCCGCAGGGCCCGAGGACGTCTGCTCCAGCAGCGGTTCTCACGAGCGGGCTG GTGAGGCCACGTGGTCGGGGTCAGAGTTTGAGGTCTCCTTCCCGGAcagcccaggcccccaggcccagccAGACCACCTGCCTCAGCTAACCCTTCCCGACAGCCTCACCTTTACGGCCTCACCGGAAGACGGGCTGTCTGCTGAGCTGCTCGAAGCACAGGCCGAGGAGGAGCCGGCGAGCACAGAGAGCCCGGACTCGGAGGCGGAGGCTGAGGGGGCGGCCGGCCAGGCCCGGCTCTCTACCCCAGAAATAACGCCCTAG
- the GORASP1 gene encoding Golgi reassembly-stacking protein 1 isoform X2 has protein sequence MGLGASAEQPAGGAEGFHLHGVQENSPAQQAGLEPYFDFIITIGHSRLNKENDTLKALLKANVEKPVKLEVFNMKTMKVREVEVVPSNMWGGQGLLGASVRFCSFRRASEHVWHVLEVEPSSPASLAGLRPYTDYVVGSDQILQESEDFFTLIESHEGKPLKLMVYNCESDSCREVTVTPNAAWGGEGSLGCGIGYGYLHRIPTQPSSHHKKPPGAPPPDAPPPDAPPPGPTPQDSPAPPRPETGSRQGDYMEALLQAPGSSLEEQLSEPGSPSRGAPDLGGLARPMETPLQPPPPVQRVMDPGFLDVSGISLLDSSNASVWPSLPSPTEPTPTAVTAAGPEDVCSSSGSHERAGEATWSGSEFEVSFPDSPGPQAQPDHLPQLTLPDSLTFTASPEDGLSAELLEAQAEEEPASTESPDSEAEAEGAAGQARLSTPEITP, from the exons GTACAGGAGAACTCCCCAGCCCAGCAGGCAGGCCTGGAGCCCTACTTTGACTTCATCATCACCATCGGGCACTCAAGGCTG AACAAGGAGAACGACACGCTCAAGGCCCTGCTGAAGGCCAACGTGGAGAAGCCCGTGAAGCTGGAGGTGTTCAATATGAAGACCATGAAGGTGCGCGAGGTGGAGGTGGTGCCCAGCAACATGTGGGGCGGCCAGGGCCTGCTGGGAGCCAGCGTGCGCTTCTGCAGCTTCCGGAGGGCCAGCGAGCACGTGTGGCATGTGCTG GAAGTGGAACCCTCTTCACCCGCCTCCCTTGCCGGCCTGCGCCCCTACACAGACTATGTAGTTGGCTCAGACCAGATCCTCCAGGAG TCCGAGGACTTCTTCACACTCATCGAGTCCCACGAGGGGAAGCCCTTGAAGCTGATGGTTTACAACTGCGAGTCGGACTCCTGCCGGGAGGTGACTGTAACTCCCAACGCAGCCTGGGGTGGAGAGGGCAG TCTGGGGTGTGGCATCGGCTATGGGTATCTGCACCGGATCCCAACCCAGCCCTCCAGCCACCACAAGAAGCCACCTGGTGCCCCGCCGCCTGATGCCCCGCCACCTGATGCCCCGCCACCTGGACCCACCCCCCAGgactctcctgcccctcctcgcCCAGAGACCGGCTCCAGGCAGGGTGACTACATGGAG GCCCTGCTGCAGGCACCCGGCTCCTCCTTGGAGGAACAGCTTTCTGAGCCTGGGAGTCCCAGCCGTGGTGCTCCAGACCTTGGGGGACTTGCACGTCCCATGGAGACTCCTCTTCAGCCTCCACCTCCAGTCCAGCGAGTCATGGACCCAG GCTTCCTGGACGTGTCGGGTATCTCCCTGTTGGACAGCAGCAATGCCAGCGTGTGGCCCAGCCTGCCGTCTCCCACGGAGCCGACCCCCACAGCCGTGACAGCCGCAGGGCCCGAGGACGTCTGCTCCAGCAGCGGTTCTCACGAGCGGGCTG GTGAGGCCACGTGGTCGGGGTCAGAGTTTGAGGTCTCCTTCCCGGAcagcccaggcccccaggcccagccAGACCACCTGCCTCAGCTAACCCTTCCCGACAGCCTCACCTTTACGGCCTCACCGGAAGACGGGCTGTCTGCTGAGCTGCTCGAAGCACAGGCCGAGGAGGAGCCGGCGAGCACAGAGAGCCCGGACTCGGAGGCGGAGGCTGAGGGGGCGGCCGGCCAGGCCCGGCTCTCTACCCCAGAAATAACGCCCTAG
- the GORASP1 gene encoding Golgi reassembly-stacking protein 1 isoform X5, whose translation MKTMKVREVEVVPSNMWGGQGLLGASVRFCSFRRASEHVWHVLEVEPSSPASLAGLRPYTDYVVGSDQILQESEDFFTLIESHEGKPLKLMVYNCESDSCREVTVTPNAAWGGEGSLGCGIGYGYLHRIPTQPSSHHKKPPGAPPPDAPPPDAPPPGPTPQDSPAPPRPETGSRQGDYMEALLQAPGSSLEEQLSEPGSPSRGAPDLGGLARPMETPLQPPPPVQRVMDPGFLDVSGISLLDSSNASVWPSLPSPTEPTPTAVTAAGPEDVCSSSGSHERAGEATWSGSEFEVSFPDSPGPQAQPDHLPQLTLPDSLTFTASPEDGLSAELLEAQAEEEPASTESPDSEAEAEGAAGQARLSTPEITP comes from the exons ATGAAGACCATGAAGGTGCGCGAGGTGGAGGTGGTGCCCAGCAACATGTGGGGCGGCCAGGGCCTGCTGGGAGCCAGCGTGCGCTTCTGCAGCTTCCGGAGGGCCAGCGAGCACGTGTGGCATGTGCTG GAAGTGGAACCCTCTTCACCCGCCTCCCTTGCCGGCCTGCGCCCCTACACAGACTATGTAGTTGGCTCAGACCAGATCCTCCAGGAG TCCGAGGACTTCTTCACACTCATCGAGTCCCACGAGGGGAAGCCCTTGAAGCTGATGGTTTACAACTGCGAGTCGGACTCCTGCCGGGAGGTGACTGTAACTCCCAACGCAGCCTGGGGTGGAGAGGGCAG TCTGGGGTGTGGCATCGGCTATGGGTATCTGCACCGGATCCCAACCCAGCCCTCCAGCCACCACAAGAAGCCACCTGGTGCCCCGCCGCCTGATGCCCCGCCACCTGATGCCCCGCCACCTGGACCCACCCCCCAGgactctcctgcccctcctcgcCCAGAGACCGGCTCCAGGCAGGGTGACTACATGGAG GCCCTGCTGCAGGCACCCGGCTCCTCCTTGGAGGAACAGCTTTCTGAGCCTGGGAGTCCCAGCCGTGGTGCTCCAGACCTTGGGGGACTTGCACGTCCCATGGAGACTCCTCTTCAGCCTCCACCTCCAGTCCAGCGAGTCATGGACCCAG GCTTCCTGGACGTGTCGGGTATCTCCCTGTTGGACAGCAGCAATGCCAGCGTGTGGCCCAGCCTGCCGTCTCCCACGGAGCCGACCCCCACAGCCGTGACAGCCGCAGGGCCCGAGGACGTCTGCTCCAGCAGCGGTTCTCACGAGCGGGCTG GTGAGGCCACGTGGTCGGGGTCAGAGTTTGAGGTCTCCTTCCCGGAcagcccaggcccccaggcccagccAGACCACCTGCCTCAGCTAACCCTTCCCGACAGCCTCACCTTTACGGCCTCACCGGAAGACGGGCTGTCTGCTGAGCTGCTCGAAGCACAGGCCGAGGAGGAGCCGGCGAGCACAGAGAGCCCGGACTCGGAGGCGGAGGCTGAGGGGGCGGCCGGCCAGGCCCGGCTCTCTACCCCAGAAATAACGCCCTAG
- the GORASP1 gene encoding Golgi reassembly-stacking protein 1 isoform X4: MGLGASAEQPAGGAEGFHLHGNKENDTLKALLKANVEKPVKLEVFNMKTMKVREVEVVPSNMWGGQGLLGASVRFCSFRRASEHVWHVLEVEPSSPASLAGLRPYTDYVVGSDQILQESEDFFTLIESHEGKPLKLMVYNCESDSCREVTVTPNAAWGGEGSLGCGIGYGYLHRIPTQPSSHHKKPPGAPPPDAPPPDAPPPGPTPQDSPAPPRPETGSRQGDYMEALLQAPGSSLEEQLSEPGSPSRGAPDLGGLARPMETPLQPPPPVQRVMDPGFLDVSGISLLDSSNASVWPSLPSPTEPTPTAVTAAGPEDVCSSSGSHERAGEATWSGSEFEVSFPDSPGPQAQPDHLPQLTLPDSLTFTASPEDGLSAELLEAQAEEEPASTESPDSEAEAEGAAGQARLSTPEITP, encoded by the exons AACAAGGAGAACGACACGCTCAAGGCCCTGCTGAAGGCCAACGTGGAGAAGCCCGTGAAGCTGGAGGTGTTCAATATGAAGACCATGAAGGTGCGCGAGGTGGAGGTGGTGCCCAGCAACATGTGGGGCGGCCAGGGCCTGCTGGGAGCCAGCGTGCGCTTCTGCAGCTTCCGGAGGGCCAGCGAGCACGTGTGGCATGTGCTG GAAGTGGAACCCTCTTCACCCGCCTCCCTTGCCGGCCTGCGCCCCTACACAGACTATGTAGTTGGCTCAGACCAGATCCTCCAGGAG TCCGAGGACTTCTTCACACTCATCGAGTCCCACGAGGGGAAGCCCTTGAAGCTGATGGTTTACAACTGCGAGTCGGACTCCTGCCGGGAGGTGACTGTAACTCCCAACGCAGCCTGGGGTGGAGAGGGCAG TCTGGGGTGTGGCATCGGCTATGGGTATCTGCACCGGATCCCAACCCAGCCCTCCAGCCACCACAAGAAGCCACCTGGTGCCCCGCCGCCTGATGCCCCGCCACCTGATGCCCCGCCACCTGGACCCACCCCCCAGgactctcctgcccctcctcgcCCAGAGACCGGCTCCAGGCAGGGTGACTACATGGAG GCCCTGCTGCAGGCACCCGGCTCCTCCTTGGAGGAACAGCTTTCTGAGCCTGGGAGTCCCAGCCGTGGTGCTCCAGACCTTGGGGGACTTGCACGTCCCATGGAGACTCCTCTTCAGCCTCCACCTCCAGTCCAGCGAGTCATGGACCCAG GCTTCCTGGACGTGTCGGGTATCTCCCTGTTGGACAGCAGCAATGCCAGCGTGTGGCCCAGCCTGCCGTCTCCCACGGAGCCGACCCCCACAGCCGTGACAGCCGCAGGGCCCGAGGACGTCTGCTCCAGCAGCGGTTCTCACGAGCGGGCTG GTGAGGCCACGTGGTCGGGGTCAGAGTTTGAGGTCTCCTTCCCGGAcagcccaggcccccaggcccagccAGACCACCTGCCTCAGCTAACCCTTCCCGACAGCCTCACCTTTACGGCCTCACCGGAAGACGGGCTGTCTGCTGAGCTGCTCGAAGCACAGGCCGAGGAGGAGCCGGCGAGCACAGAGAGCCCGGACTCGGAGGCGGAGGCTGAGGGGGCGGCCGGCCAGGCCCGGCTCTCTACCCCAGAAATAACGCCCTAG